One genomic window of Lytechinus variegatus isolate NC3 chromosome 1, Lvar_3.0, whole genome shotgun sequence includes the following:
- the LOC121406258 gene encoding histone-lysine N-methyltransferase SETD1B-like, with protein MTSLVNPAYNSTVGSPTDQVNANTTTAGLSVEERDPLQNEINKMMKESLMDSDFSQTDNKNEGVSIQSAVLGGSAGKSRSKYASTDYSSMGIGNPLENLPGAYSDDDYDDDEDDVYVEEEEEDRRLTVADDNILRERNKVKAEAMFAGIDFIDDGEDEDDSEDEEEEEDDDEDQAEVVIIEEVDSADEKAPKRVKTDDSCSPKDPDADLMSPDEVIATKLGGILSYYANLEALTKQRSEQIEDDTTSLRGSVSDSSDIEGERHEGLYEMPQQPTPFDSGPSTMDDESTDDCESTYDMLYKSFGLRTQEETFKTDLLSPSQGQHDHGYASETSADERVSPIKRPGMLVRDGFKPPLSALTEDLPLKILSPTTEAESGIEVTPEPKSSKPLLDKELSEAQKNALTKPTTLPPGWREVADAHGTYYWHVPTGTTQWSPPSPTDSQGSASPPKKPARVCTVHVYWFPC; from the coding sequence ATGACGTCACTGGTCAACCCTGCTTACAACAGCACGGTGGGGTCCCCAACAGACCAAGTCAACGCAAACACGACAACGGCGGGACTCTCCGTGGAGGAACGCGACCCATTACAAAATGAgattaacaaaatgatgaaGGAGAGCTTGATGGACTCAGACTTCAGCCAGACGGACAATAAGAATGAGGGGGTGTCCATCCAAAGTGCCGTTCTTGGGGGGTCGGCGGGGAAGAGCCGCTCCAAGTATGCTTCAacggactactcttccatgggAATAGGCAATCCATTAGAAAACCTGCCCGGGGCATACTccgatgatgactatgatgatgatgaggacgaTGTTTAtgtggaagaggaggaggaggataggAGATTGACAGTAGCAGATGATAACATCCTTCGGGAGAGGAACAAGGTTAAAGCAGAAGCCATGTTTGCCGGCATTGATTTCATCGATGATGGGGAGGATGAGGATGATAGTGAGgacgaggaggaggaggaggatgatgacgaGGATCAAGCAGAAGTTGTGATCATTGAGGAAGTCGATAGCGCAGATGAGAAAGCACCAAAGAGAGTGAAAACAGATGATAGCTGTTCACCAAAGGACCCTGATGCAGATCTTATGTCACCAGATGAAGTGATTGCCACAAAGCTAGGTGGCATTTTAAGTTATTATGCCAACTTAGAAGCATTGACGAAGCAACGTTCTGAACAGATTGAGGATGATACCACATCGTTACGAGGCAGTGTCAGTGATTCGTCAgatatagagggagagaggcACGAAGGCCTTTATGAAATGCCTCAGCAACCGACCCCTTTCGATTCAGGACCTTCTACTATGGATGATGAGAGCACAGATGATTGTGAATCCACATATGATATGCTTTACAAGAGCTTTGGGCTCAGGACACAAGAAGAAACCTTTAAGACGGATCTACTGTCCCCATCGCAAGGTCAACATGACCATGGATACGCCAGCGAGACATCCGCTGATGAGAGAGTATCTCCAATCAAGCGACCCGGAATGCTGGTCAGAGATGGATTCAAGCCCCCGCTCAGTGCTCTTACCGAAGACCTCCCCCTCAAGATTCTGTCCCCAACAACGGAAGCTGAGTCGGGCATCGAGGTCACTCCGGAACCCAAGTCCAGCAAACCTCTGTTGGATAAGGAACTTTCGGAAGCGCAGAAAAATGCGCTGACGAAGCCGACGACACTTCCACCAGGCTGGCGTGAGGTAGCCGATGCCCATGGAACATACTATTGGCATGTACCCACAGGAACTACGCAGTGGAGTCCACCCTCACCCACAGACAGCCAAGGATCTGCAAGCCCACCCAAGAAACCTGCTCGGGTATGTACAGTGCATGTATATTGGTTTCCATGTTAG